GGCGGCGGCGCGCTGATGAACGAGGGCCTTGGGCTTCCGACGTCGCTTTCCGCAACCGTCCTGGCCACCATGGCCGTACTCTTCGCGGCGACGACGATGGACTCCGGTGTCCGCCTCCAGCGCCTGGTGGTGGGCGAGATCGCCGAACTGATGGGCATCAAGCTCTCCGCACTGGTGGCAACGACCATCGCCGTGGCGCTCGGCCTGGGTCTCACCTTCTCCACCGGCGTGGACGGCTCCGGCGGCATGCTGATCTGGCCGCTCTTCGGCACCACCAACCAGCTCATGGCCGGCCTGACCATGTCCATCCTGGTGATCATCCTGGCGCAGCTCCGCCGCCCGACGTGGCCGGTGCTCATCCCGCTGCTCTTTGTCACCGTCATGTCCATGTGGGCAGCGTTCATCCAGCTGCGCACGCTGTGGGAGAAGCAGAACTGGCTGCTCCTTGTCATCGACGTTGCCATCATCCTCTGCGCGATCTGGGTCATCGTCGAGGCAATCACCGCCATCCAGAAGGCGAGCCGCGAGCCGCAGGTGGAGTGGTCCGACGATGAGATGTGGCCGGGCGATCGCCAGCGCGAGCTGGCAGGTGCGCCGGCGGGTGCTGGTGCTGGTTCTGCTGGCGCGGCTGGTGGGTCGACGGTTGTGAAGACTGTGGAGCCGCAGGACCCGGCCGGCCCGCGCGCGTAGCGTTGGTGTCGTGCGCGATTTCCTCAAATCCTTCGGCGCGGGGCTGAACGAGTACTACCAAGCCCCGTACCGCGCGGCGTTCAAGCGAGCGTCGCGCGAGGAGGATGACCTGTTTCACCTGCTCGTCGCCTCGGAGATGTTGGGCATCCCCAACCCGGCGAGTTTTTACACCCTCGAGCTCATGCCGCTGTTGTACGAAGATTTCCACGCGTGGCACACGCGCATGGGCATGGAACGCTCCCCGCTGGACGGTATCTCGTGTTGCTAACCACTGCCCCTGTGATGTTCTTCGGCGGCAAGGGCGGCGTGGGTAAAACGACCGTCTCCGCGGCGACCGCGGTGCGGCTCGCGGAGAGCGGCGCGCGGGTGTTGCTGGTGTCCACGGACCCGGCGCACAACCTGGGACACATTTGGTCGGTAAAGCTTTCCGATACCCCCTCGCCACTTGAGCCCGGCCTTGACGTCATGGAACTTAACCCGGCCGCGACCACGGAGCGGCACCTGCGCCAGGTTGGCGACTCCATGCGCGCGATGATGCCGGAGCGCATGCACCGCGAGGTGGACAAGCACCTCGAGCTTTCCCGCAACTCCCCGGGCATGCATGAAGCCGCGATGCTAGAGCGCATCGCCGAGATTGTGGGCGCAGGTGTGGCTGACGGCGGTTACGACCACATCATCTTCGACACCGCCCCGTCCGGGCACACCTCGAGGCTGTTGGCGTTGCCGGAGCTCATGGCGGCGTACACCGACGGACTGCTGGAGCGCCGGGAGAAATCCGACAACTTTTCTCGCCTTGCGCGCGGCATGGGCGGTGGCGTGGTGGAGGGCAAGGACGACCCTGTGGAGCGCCGTAACCAACAGATCCGCTCCGTGTTGTACCAGCGCCGGCGAAAGTTCGAGGTTCTGCGCGGCGTGCTCACCGATCCCAGCGAGTGCGTGTTCCACATCGTGCTCACACCGGAACGCCTGCCCGTGATGGAATCCGCGGAGCTGTACCGAGACATCTCCGCCAGCGGGATCCGCGTCGCCGGGCTGGTGGTTAATCGCCGCAGCCCCGATGACGGCGGCGAGTTCACCGCTGCGCGCCGCGAGGTCGAGCGCGGGGCGGTGGCTCTGCTGGATGAGCTGCTGCCGGGCGTTGAACGCGTGGAATTGCCCTGGCTCCCCCGAGAGATTGGCACGCGGGAGGCGCTGAGCGAGATCGCGGCCCTGCTCTAAGCAACGCTGCAAGGCGCGGTTCGTCGGCTGGCTCTGAGCTCCTTAGGTGGCTGCAGAGCTCCTCGGGTGGCATGTGTGCTCCCGGGAATTGTAGGGATTTGCGCTCGTAGATGCGTCGGCGGGAAAAGCCCTGGTGGAGGGCGTTTTTGCTGGTCAGAGGCGCGCTTCGAGGGTCACTTAAGTGCAGCGGGCGACGCAACAGGGAGCAGAAATCCGTACGGTTTCGGAAAGCACGGTGTGCCCGGAAGGGTACGCCGTGCACCCGGAGGGCTGCCATATGAGGCAACCGCCGGCCTCTTTGCACTTTTTTGATAGCTCGATTTGGGTGGTTTTTGGCCTTGAACCGGCCATTTTTGGCTGTAAACCGAGCTATTGATCTTTGCGTGTGCTAGCCGAGGAAGCCGGAGAGGCCGGCGGCCTTCTTTGCGGCGCGCTCGAGGCGGGATTCCGTCATGGATGCGATCTGGTCCACGATCACGCGCTCGCGCTCAAGGTCGGTCTCGGCGGCGATCCACCACTGCTGGTAGATCGTGTCCAGGGTGCCGGGGGCGCCGGCGAGCAAGTAGTCGTAGACGCGGTAGATGCGCTCACGCTGCCGGTCTTGGCGCGCGATGTGCGCGGGAAGGTCCATCACGTAGAGCACGGCGATGGTTTTGAGGAGGCGGACCTCGGCCTCAATGTCTGCGGGGATCACCAGGTTGCCGTGCATGCGGCCAAGTGCGGGGGCCTCCGAAGCGGGAGCAGCGAAGGTGGCGGGGGTGGCGGAGCGAGCATCGGCGGGCGCAATGGAGGCGGTGGTGCTGGCGTGCGCTTCGCGGGTGGCGGCGACCACCGCCCCGACGTAGCGGCCCACCAGTTCGGAGGTGAGCTGCTTCAGCTGGGCCCAAGAGGCCAGGCTGTAGTTGAACTCGCTGGCGGCCCCGATGGAGGGCATCGTGCGCAGCTCGTTGGCGGCGTCCAGGAGGGACTCGATGGTGCCGCCGAAGGCAGCGGCGCCTTTCTCCGCTAGCGCGGCGAGCTCCACTAGATCCCACAGCACCCGGAGGCTGATGCGGCCGGAAATGATGCCGTCTTCGACATCGTGGACGGAGTAGGCGATGTCGTCGGCGAAGTCCATCACTTGGGCCTCGATGGGCGGGCGGTCGTCGTCGTGGCCTGCGCGGATCCAGGCCAAAAGCTCCGCGTCTTCGTCGTAGGCGGAGTACTTCTTGTTCACGGTGCCGTCCGGGTTGGTGCGCGTGCGCGGGTACTTGCACGCGGCATCCAGGGCGGCGCGGGTGAGGTTGAGGCCGTACGAATGAGCGTCGATAAGCACTTTCGGCTCGAGGCGGGTCAGGATGCGCAAGGTTTGCGCGTTGCCTTCGAAGCCGCAACCGGCGACGGCGTCGAGGGCGCGCTCGCCGTTGTGGCCGTAGGGCGGGTGGCCGATGTCGTGGGAGAGGCCGGCGAGCTCGCAGAGGTCCGGGTCGAGGCCCAGGCCCTCGCCGATGCTGCGCGCGATCTGTGCGACCTCGAGGGAGTGCGTGAGGCGCGTGCGCGGGGTGTCGCCGTCCTGGGGGCGCACGACCTGGGTTTTGTCGGCGAGGCGGCGCAGCGCGGCGGAGTGCAGGACGCGGGCCCGGTCGCGGGCGAAGGCCCCGCGGGTATCGGTGGCGGGCGCGAGCTGGGCACCCTTGGGGTGCTCGGGGGCGAGCCGGGCTACGTCGTCAGCACTGTAGGGATACACAGCCTCACAGCGTAAAGCTTCGGGCCGTGCGGGCGGGGTTGCGACTACCCTTGTGGGCATGAAAAAACGTTACCTCCGTGTAGTTCTCGCCGCGCCGCTCTTTGCGGGCACGGCGGCCCTCGCTGCGGCCCCCGTGGCCACGGCTTTTATCGCGCCGGACGCGCACGTGGTGGCCCAGGCGACCACGCTTAGCGGCCCGCGGCTGTTTACCCAGCCCGTGACGGATGACGCCGGGGTGCTCTCCCCCGGCGACGTCTCCAGGATTGAATCGGCGATTCAGCAGGTAAGCGCTGAGCGGGGCAAGTCCCTGCGCGTGGTGTTCATCGACTCGTTCGGCGGCCTGTCGCCGGAAGCGTGGGCGCAGCAGGCCGTGGACGCGAACGGCGCGAACACGGCGGTGCTGGTGGTCTCGCCGAACGAGAGCGCGTACTACGTGGACGCGGGCGAGCAGTGGACCCAGTCCGAGGTGGACCGGATGAGCGACGCCGCGTACGGGCGCCTGACTGAGCGAGACTTTGCGGGCGCGGCGGTTGCGGCGGCTGAGGCTGCGGTGAGCGCCGGCGGTGCTGGCGGTGCTGGTGGCGCTGGTGGCACGGATAGCGGCTCCGGCGACGGCGGTTCCGGTGCCGGCTGGGTGGCCGGTGGCCTGGGCGTTGCCGCGCTTGCCGGTGGCGGCCTGTACGCCGCCACGCGCCGCGACACGAAGAAGCAGCAGACCAAGCAGCTGGAATCCGCGAAGGCGCTGGACCCGGCGGACACGGATTCCTTGGGCCGCCTGCCAACGTCCACGCTGGAGCAGGTGGCGCGCGACGCGCTGGTCTCCGCCGACGAGTCCATCACGCAGGGCAAGGAAGAGCTGCGCCTGGCCACGGCTGAGTTCGGCCCGGACCGCGTGCGCCCGTTCACCTCGGCGATGAATACGGCCACTTCCACGCTGCAGCGCGCCTTCAACACGCACCAGAAGCTGTACGACGCAATCCCGGAGACCGAGCCGGAGAAGCGCGCAATGCTGGTGGACATCATCTCCTCCTCCGGCCAGGCGGAGCAGGCGTTGCGCGACAAGACGAAGGAGTTCAACGACATGCGCGGCGTGCTCATGCGCGCGGACGAAGAGGTGGACAAGGTGCGTCAGCGCACCATCGACATCCGCGCCCGCCTGGAGCCCGCGCAGCGCACTTTGGATGACCTGCGCTCCCGCTACTCCGAGGACATGCTGCAATCCATCGCGGAGAACGTGGAGATCGCCTCCGAGTCGTTGGATGAGGCGGAGAAGCACCTGGACGAGGCCAGCCGCATTTCCAAGCAGGGCGCCGGCCGGCAGGGCTCGCTGATTGACATCCTGGCCAACGCCGCGCGCGCCGTGGACATCTCTGACAAGAACCTCGCCGCTATCGAGCACGCGGAGGACAACATCCGCACTGCCCAGAACAACCTCCCGGCGCTGGTGAAGGAGATCCAGGACGAGCTGCGCGAGATCGAGCAGGTCAAGGGTGCACGGCAGCAGGGCGCGCGTATTGATGTCCAATCGCTCGACGACGTCGCCGAGCACGCACTTCGGGTGCTTGCAACCATGGATGCGCGCAAGGACCGCGACCCGCTGGCGCTCTACACCGAGCTGGCGGACGCGGACGCGCGCATTGACCAGCAGCTGGCCATCGCCAAGGGCGCAGCTGGCGACCAGTCCCGAGCGCTGCAGCTCTTTGACCAGCAGATGCAGGTGGCAGCGGCCCAGATCCAGGGCGCGGAGGACTTGATCCGCTCGCGCGGTCGCATCATCGGCTCGCACGCACGCGGTTTGCTGGCGGAATCGAAACGCCAGTACGCGCAGGCGCACCAGCTGCGCACCCGGGACACCCGCGCGGCGATCGATTACGCCCGCGCAGCAACGGATACGGCCCGCCGCGCGGCGCAGGCCGCCAACAACGACATTGACCGCTACCGCGCGGCCCAGAACCGCCAGACTGCGAATTCCATGGCGCAGGCGGTGCTGTGGGGCTCCATCCTCAGCGGCGGCTTCGGCGGCGGCAACTACCGCGGCGGCTCCATGGGAGGCGGCGGCTTTGGCGGCGGCGGGTTCTCCGGCGGTGGCCCGATCGGCCGCGGCGGTACGTTCTAGTACAGCGTTCGGCGGGTGGGGGCGTCGATCAGCGTCAGCGCCCAAGAGATGAAGGCGAGGTCCAGCGTGATCTCGCCTTCCGTGCCTTCTGCGCCTTCGGGCACCACCCGCAGGTTTCCGTTGGGCAGGCCGATGGTGGTTGCCACGAGGGCGCCGCGCTCATCGGTTACCGTGCGGCGCTTCTCCAGCAGGTTGCGGCCGGTGCGGCGGGCGAGGTAGCGGCGGCCGTCGCAGATCGCCTCGTAGCGCGACACGGTCACGCTGCGCTTCACCAGGCGGAACACGCGGCCGTCCGAAGCCACGGCGCGGACATCCGCGGGGTTATCGGACACCACGCGCAGCGTCTCCGCGCCGAAGTTAAACGTCCCGGTGTGCTCGTTGTAGGAGGTGTCCCGGGGAGCGTCGACAAGCACGGGCCCCTGCCAAATCACAGCAGGTACACCAGGAGGACGACGGCGGAGCACAGCGCAAGCAGCGCGATGATCGGCGTGGCCGAGGCGATTTGGCGGGCTTCCAGAAGCTCGCGGGAGAGCCAAGCTAGGCCGGCGATGTCGGTCGGCGGGAGGTCCGTCTCCCCCTCAAACTCCAGGATGGCCTTGCGCACGCCGGAGTTCTCGCGGGTGAACTGGCCGACTTTGTTACCGTACGCATCGTCGATGATCCAGTTCTTCGAGGTCTCCCCCACCATCGTGTACCCGCGGCCCTCAATGTCCACGCGCACGCGGTCCCCGCGGCGCAGCGGATCCAGCGCGCGCACGATCTCCTGGCCGCCGCGGGTTGCCACAGCGCCGGACTCGGGCGAGGCGGTGAGATCCCAGATCTCCCCGTTCACACTCGCGCGGTCATGCTGGAACACGCCCAGCACCTCCGGGCCCGCCTCCGCGAGCAGCTTCAGGTTTTCCTTGTCCGAACGGTCCCAGCTGACGTAGTGCATCGCAGCGAACTCCTAGCAGCCGATCAGGCGCGCGGCCAGGTAGGACTCCAGCTCTGCCAGCGGCACGCGCTCCTGCTCCATGGTGTCGCGCTCGCGCACGGTCACGGCCTGGTCCTCGAGCGTGTCAAAGTCATAGGTCACGCAGAACGGCGTACCAATCTCGTCCTGGCGGCGGTAACGGCGGCCGATGGCACCGGACGTGTCGTAATCAACGTTCCAGTGCTGGCGCAGCGTGGCGGCCAGCTCCTCTGCCGGGCCGGAAAGCTCAGGCTTCTTGGACAGCGGCAGCACGGCAACCTTCACCGGCGCCAGGCGGCGGTCCAGACGAAGGACAACGCGGGTGTCGGTGCCGCCCTTGGCGTTCGGCGCCTCTTCCTCGTCGTACGCGTCGATGAGGAAGGCCATCATCGCGCGGCCAAGGCCGGCGG
Above is a genomic segment from Corynebacterium sp. CNCTC7651 containing:
- a CDS encoding cory-CC-star protein codes for the protein MRDFLKSFGAGLNEYYQAPYRAAFKRASREEDDLFHLLVASEMLGIPNPASFYTLELMPLLYEDFHAWHTRMGMERSPLDGISCC
- a CDS encoding ArsA family ATPase, producing the protein MLLTTAPVMFFGGKGGVGKTTVSAATAVRLAESGARVLLVSTDPAHNLGHIWSVKLSDTPSPLEPGLDVMELNPAATTERHLRQVGDSMRAMMPERMHREVDKHLELSRNSPGMHEAAMLERIAEIVGAGVADGGYDHIIFDTAPSGHTSRLLALPELMAAYTDGLLERREKSDNFSRLARGMGGGVVEGKDDPVERRNQQIRSVLYQRRRKFEVLRGVLTDPSECVFHIVLTPERLPVMESAELYRDISASGIRVAGLVVNRRSPDDGGEFTAARREVERGAVALLDELLPGVERVELPWLPREIGTREALSEIAALL
- a CDS encoding deoxyguanosinetriphosphate triphosphohydrolase, with the protein product MPTRVVATPPARPEALRCEAVYPYSADDVARLAPEHPKGAQLAPATDTRGAFARDRARVLHSAALRRLADKTQVVRPQDGDTPRTRLTHSLEVAQIARSIGEGLGLDPDLCELAGLSHDIGHPPYGHNGERALDAVAGCGFEGNAQTLRILTRLEPKVLIDAHSYGLNLTRAALDAACKYPRTRTNPDGTVNKKYSAYDEDAELLAWIRAGHDDDRPPIEAQVMDFADDIAYSVHDVEDGIISGRISLRVLWDLVELAALAEKGAAAFGGTIESLLDAANELRTMPSIGAASEFNYSLASWAQLKQLTSELVGRYVGAVVAATREAHASTTASIAPADARSATPATFAAPASEAPALGRMHGNLVIPADIEAEVRLLKTIAVLYVMDLPAHIARQDRQRERIYRVYDYLLAGAPGTLDTIYQQWWIAAETDLERERVIVDQIASMTESRLERAAKKAAGLSGFLG
- a CDS encoding TPM domain-containing protein; amino-acid sequence: MKKRYLRVVLAAPLFAGTAALAAAPVATAFIAPDAHVVAQATTLSGPRLFTQPVTDDAGVLSPGDVSRIESAIQQVSAERGKSLRVVFIDSFGGLSPEAWAQQAVDANGANTAVLVVSPNESAYYVDAGEQWTQSEVDRMSDAAYGRLTERDFAGAAVAAAEAAVSAGGAGGAGGAGGTDSGSGDGGSGAGWVAGGLGVAALAGGGLYAATRRDTKKQQTKQLESAKALDPADTDSLGRLPTSTLEQVARDALVSADESITQGKEELRLATAEFGPDRVRPFTSAMNTATSTLQRAFNTHQKLYDAIPETEPEKRAMLVDIISSSGQAEQALRDKTKEFNDMRGVLMRADEEVDKVRQRTIDIRARLEPAQRTLDDLRSRYSEDMLQSIAENVEIASESLDEAEKHLDEASRISKQGAGRQGSLIDILANAARAVDISDKNLAAIEHAEDNIRTAQNNLPALVKEIQDELREIEQVKGARQQGARIDVQSLDDVAEHALRVLATMDARKDRDPLALYTELADADARIDQQLAIAKGAAGDQSRALQLFDQQMQVAAAQIQGAEDLIRSRGRIIGSHARGLLAESKRQYAQAHQLRTRDTRAAIDYARAATDTARRAAQAANNDIDRYRAAQNRQTANSMAQAVLWGSILSGGFGGGNYRGGSMGGGGFGGGGFSGGGPIGRGGTF